A single window of uncultured Pseudodesulfovibrio sp. DNA harbors:
- a CDS encoding ATP-binding protein → MTTSSYRKLRWTLVLITLSLSLIPLFVLGYVIHAEFSQSYEEKLTSNLRLVASNKRDAIDMFLTERVVQLQLLADMHSFADMTDQTYLHEVFNTIQQASHSFIDIGVIGQDGRHEAYCGPFDLKDVNYKDEPWFNQVMLKGLYISDVFMGFRNFPHFIIAVKRREGDITWILRATIDSDVFTSLVRNVRIGRQGDAYLVNRDYALQTPSRFGGKVLSQAELPEYRGENDVEIINWEKNGTPFVAGITPLAHAGWRLIIIENPEEELSPLLRTQSLIFILLSICALMIFIGAYISVSSVVAKLRTSDRDRAAMDAAVMQSSKMASLGKLAAGVAHEINNPLSIIRESAGWIRDIINDGELGEGEAVDDLQEATDDIDRHVERARTVTHRMLGFARRMEPLHEDVDLNMLAMQTFSFLENETRHRNIEVLRNFDQDLPLITTDSNQVQQVMLNLLENAIDAIGENGSISLTTRGEKDRVIVEIEDSGEGIPEEHINKVFDPFFTTKATGEGTGLGLSIVYTTLKKLGGKISVDSKRGQGTVFNISLPLTCPYFPDCQEEA, encoded by the coding sequence ATGACGACTTCATCATACAGGAAATTACGGTGGACACTTGTTCTTATTACCTTGAGCCTTTCGCTTATTCCTCTCTTTGTGCTGGGGTATGTCATCCACGCCGAATTCAGTCAGTCATATGAAGAAAAGCTGACGAGTAATTTACGGCTTGTAGCAAGTAACAAGCGTGACGCCATCGATATGTTTTTGACTGAGCGGGTTGTCCAGTTGCAGCTTCTCGCCGACATGCATTCCTTTGCCGACATGACGGATCAGACCTACCTGCATGAGGTGTTTAATACCATTCAGCAGGCGTCACATTCTTTTATCGATATAGGCGTCATCGGGCAGGATGGACGGCACGAAGCCTATTGCGGACCTTTTGACCTCAAGGATGTCAATTACAAGGATGAGCCTTGGTTTAACCAAGTTATGCTCAAGGGATTGTATATCAGTGATGTCTTCATGGGATTTCGAAATTTCCCTCATTTTATTATCGCGGTCAAAAGGCGAGAAGGGGATATTACATGGATACTTCGAGCTACCATTGATTCAGACGTGTTCACGTCTCTTGTTCGTAATGTCCGTATAGGCAGGCAGGGTGATGCCTACCTCGTTAACAGGGATTACGCGCTTCAGACGCCATCTCGCTTTGGGGGGAAGGTGCTCTCTCAGGCAGAGCTCCCGGAATATCGTGGTGAGAATGATGTCGAGATAATCAATTGGGAAAAGAACGGTACCCCCTTTGTCGCTGGGATTACGCCATTGGCCCATGCCGGGTGGCGGCTTATTATTATTGAGAATCCAGAGGAGGAGTTGTCTCCTCTTTTGCGGACACAATCACTCATATTCATTTTGCTTTCCATTTGTGCGTTGATGATTTTTATCGGTGCATACATTTCCGTGTCTTCAGTCGTTGCCAAACTCAGAACATCGGATCGGGATCGAGCGGCTATGGACGCAGCGGTCATGCAATCAAGTAAGATGGCCTCGCTTGGTAAATTGGCCGCAGGGGTGGCCCATGAAATCAATAATCCGTTGTCCATTATTCGGGAAAGTGCCGGATGGATACGGGATATCATCAATGACGGCGAGCTGGGTGAAGGTGAGGCCGTTGATGATTTGCAGGAAGCCACAGACGATATTGACCGGCATGTGGAACGAGCACGAACAGTCACGCACCGTATGCTTGGATTTGCCCGTCGCATGGAGCCACTTCATGAAGACGTGGATCTTAATATGCTGGCTATGCAGACCTTTTCTTTCCTTGAAAACGAGACTCGCCACCGGAACATCGAAGTGCTGCGGAATTTTGATCAGGACCTTCCGCTGATAACAACCGACTCGAATCAGGTACAGCAAGTCATGCTGAATCTGCTTGAAAACGCCATCGACGCCATTGGCGAAAACGGTTCCATTTCGCTGACCACCCGTGGGGAGAAAGACAGGGTGATTGTCGAAATTGAAGACAGTGGGGAAGGGATACCGGAAGAGCATATCAATAAGGTTTTCGATCCGTTTTTTACCACCAAAGCCACCGGGGAAGGGACTGGTCTCGGACTGTCCATTGTTTACACCACCCTCAAGAAACTGGGTGGCAAGATCAGTGTGGACAGCAAACGCGGTCAGGGAACTGTTTTTAACATATCCCTACCGTTGACCTGTCCGTATTTCCCTGACTGCCAGGAGGAAGCATGA
- a CDS encoding PEP/pyruvate-binding domain-containing protein, translating into MQTIFKTLFNCIRKSSASHDADKERFLAKTENFRLLLAANNKALEIMAQITEDAQSESIFSMAHVRAQCLTVASGVRQMIERLCLMAPGKYEELRDVFNSIVLSMEKAMDQGTTQNSGPLVLQMEDIRADSLPQTGSKMAMLGEVRAALGVAVPRGFSITASSYHLFMEQSGLGDEINRLIQIHDSETLEGLRLLEESIRHAVDMTVVPQDIEQAVIRSCRNLGNVRMAVRSSAVGEDSEEASFAGQFVSKLGVKGCDVLEAYRNVVASAYSATAMAYRLNRGLRDDAVVMCVACMEMIDAKAGGVIYTQSPLGHDDGRVVVNAVPGLPRTVVDGCSMVDSWVVDRASLAIRSKDIAAKEVCYVKTSGGRINKEKLYGDRSVAPSVSDAVIQQLVWLALRIESHFGSPQDIEWALARGGRIVILQCRPLSVVPCEKVLSHTHNDEDVASILLHSCVVASPGVAAGRLALVTSDEDMSRFPENGILLARSARPHLSVLMSQVSGVITEYGSPVGHLANVAREFGKPYLIAGPGAVEQLSGVGVVTVNADNGNIYIGTRQSQIDTSVDSVSSSSSNEVRLALQRMMPFIIPLSLTDPESSEFSPEYCTSLHDITRFCHEKAVNEMFMGREQLTANARKLVGKMPMQYWLIDIGGGTVESNDTTRVCLDDIRSNTMKALWRGMTAIPWGGPPPVAPGGLMSVFSEAACNPALAPGMANSMGDRNYFTVGRHYCNLQSRFGFHFCTIEGFAGDEPTENYALFQFKGGGADMGRRSSRARMIGEILERYGFIVEVRDDALFARIEGVEKEAVEQALVVAGYLLVHTRQVDMVAADQDSISRYGQKFTADIGALLSGTAGKSEGWRCGA; encoded by the coding sequence ATGCAGACCATCTTCAAGACCCTGTTCAATTGCATCCGTAAATCCTCTGCCAGCCATGATGCTGACAAGGAACGCTTTCTGGCTAAGACCGAGAATTTTCGCCTGTTGTTGGCCGCCAACAACAAGGCTCTCGAAATCATGGCCCAGATAACTGAAGATGCGCAGTCAGAAAGCATTTTCAGCATGGCCCATGTCAGGGCTCAATGCCTCACGGTTGCTTCCGGCGTTCGTCAGATGATCGAACGACTGTGTCTCATGGCTCCAGGGAAATATGAGGAGCTTAGGGATGTCTTCAATAGCATTGTTTTATCCATGGAAAAGGCCATGGATCAAGGGACAACACAAAACAGCGGGCCACTGGTTTTGCAGATGGAAGACATCAGGGCTGATTCCTTGCCGCAGACTGGGTCCAAGATGGCCATGCTTGGCGAAGTGCGGGCCGCTCTTGGTGTGGCGGTTCCCCGTGGTTTTTCCATTACTGCTTCGTCGTACCATTTGTTTATGGAGCAATCCGGGCTTGGTGATGAAATTAATCGGCTGATCCAAATACATGACAGTGAGACGTTGGAGGGATTGCGTCTTCTTGAAGAGAGCATCCGGCATGCCGTCGACATGACGGTGGTCCCGCAGGATATCGAGCAAGCTGTCATCAGAAGCTGCAGAAATCTTGGTAATGTCAGAATGGCCGTCCGCAGCAGTGCTGTGGGAGAAGATTCTGAAGAGGCCAGTTTTGCCGGACAGTTCGTATCGAAGCTTGGGGTCAAGGGCTGTGACGTGCTTGAAGCCTACAGAAACGTTGTCGCCAGTGCATATTCGGCCACGGCCATGGCGTATCGGCTTAATCGCGGATTGCGTGATGACGCCGTGGTTATGTGTGTGGCCTGTATGGAAATGATCGATGCAAAGGCCGGTGGTGTCATTTATACCCAGTCACCTCTGGGCCATGACGATGGGCGTGTTGTCGTCAACGCGGTGCCGGGACTTCCCCGCACCGTCGTCGATGGATGCTCTATGGTCGATTCCTGGGTGGTTGATCGTGCTTCCTTGGCAATTCGGAGCAAGGACATTGCGGCAAAGGAAGTCTGTTATGTGAAGACTTCCGGCGGTCGTATCAACAAGGAAAAACTCTATGGCGACAGGAGTGTGGCCCCGTCCGTATCGGACGCGGTTATTCAACAGCTTGTCTGGTTGGCACTTCGTATTGAAAGTCATTTCGGTTCTCCGCAAGATATAGAATGGGCACTGGCTCGTGGTGGTCGTATCGTTATTCTTCAGTGCCGCCCTTTGTCCGTTGTGCCGTGTGAGAAAGTATTGTCGCATACACACAACGATGAAGACGTTGCTTCCATCCTTCTGCATTCCTGCGTTGTCGCCAGTCCCGGCGTTGCAGCAGGTCGTTTGGCTCTCGTGACATCGGATGAAGATATGTCCCGATTTCCTGAGAATGGCATTTTGTTGGCACGAAGTGCACGGCCTCATCTTTCTGTACTGATGTCACAAGTGAGTGGAGTGATAACCGAATATGGCAGCCCTGTCGGGCATCTGGCCAATGTCGCCAGAGAATTTGGCAAGCCGTATTTGATTGCAGGGCCGGGGGCTGTCGAGCAATTGTCCGGAGTTGGCGTCGTGACTGTAAACGCTGACAACGGGAATATTTATATTGGTACGAGACAGTCTCAGATTGATACGTCTGTGGACTCTGTTTCATCGTCTTCGAGCAATGAAGTACGTTTGGCGTTACAGCGAATGATGCCGTTTATCATACCACTTTCCCTGACAGATCCCGAGTCGTCGGAATTTTCGCCGGAGTACTGTACTTCTTTGCATGATATTACGCGCTTTTGTCATGAGAAGGCCGTCAATGAAATGTTCATGGGCAGGGAGCAGTTGACCGCGAATGCGAGAAAGCTGGTTGGCAAGATGCCTATGCAATATTGGCTCATCGACATTGGCGGTGGCACCGTTGAGTCGAACGATACCACACGTGTCTGTCTGGATGATATCCGGTCCAATACCATGAAGGCCCTGTGGCGCGGGATGACCGCCATACCGTGGGGCGGTCCTCCGCCAGTCGCTCCCGGTGGGCTTATGTCAGTTTTTTCCGAGGCCGCATGCAATCCCGCTTTGGCTCCGGGAATGGCCAATAGTATGGGCGATCGTAATTATTTCACAGTTGGTCGGCATTACTGCAATCTTCAGTCCCGTTTCGGATTTCATTTTTGCACAATTGAAGGATTCGCTGGAGATGAACCCACTGAAAATTACGCGCTTTTTCAGTTCAAGGGAGGCGGTGCCGATATGGGGCGGCGTTCCAGTCGGGCCAGAATGATTGGTGAAATTTTGGAGCGGTACGGATTTATCGTTGAAGTTCGGGATGACGCCCTGTTTGCACGAATTGAGGGCGTGGAAAAAGAAGCCGTTGAACAGGCCCTTGTCGTGGCGGGTTATTTGCTCGTTCATACACGTCAGGTCGATATGGTCGCAGCCGATCAGGATTCCATCAGTCGATACGGGCAGAAATTCACAGCAGATATTGGTGCACTTTTGTCGGGAACTGCCGGAAAATCAGAGGGTTGGAGGTGCGGAGCATGA
- a CDS encoding response regulator, which translates to MQKIKLLLVDDEKDFLTVYARRFVRRNADITIASSGQEAIDKIRVIDFDVVILDVMMPEMNGIETLRRIKAIKPHLPVIILTGHANSQTMIEGMDIGAFDFLLKPVGTDELYFKVLDAVRSRRRTQV; encoded by the coding sequence ATGCAGAAGATAAAATTGCTTCTCGTTGATGATGAAAAGGATTTTCTTACAGTATACGCCCGACGTTTTGTTCGCAGAAACGCCGATATTACTATCGCGTCCAGTGGGCAGGAGGCCATAGACAAAATCCGTGTCATTGATTTCGACGTGGTTATTCTCGATGTCATGATGCCGGAAATGAACGGTATTGAAACGTTGCGCCGTATCAAGGCCATTAAGCCGCATCTTCCGGTGATCATCCTGACGGGACATGCCAATTCTCAAACCATGATTGAAGGGATGGATATTGGAGCCTTTGATTTCCTTCTTAAGCCGGTAGGGACTGATGAACTCTATTTCAAGGTGCTGGACGCTGTCAGATCCAGACGTCGTACACAGGTGTAG
- a CDS encoding YIP1 family protein, which translates to MKATCAADARMGIREYFDVIFHVMRSPARHFEQVALESGSRRALFFLMISGIFYCSVSMTYFFENSLFMGVVMMVNAVLMPALGAAFSFILLGMTGQGKVPYGKVFNVYAYASGAVMVISWIPGLAIVMEPVRAVLVGVGLFKVAQVSKIKAALIVISTAFLLLVFFWAAAPLVLELRTVFL; encoded by the coding sequence ATGAAAGCAACATGTGCAGCAGACGCCAGAATGGGCATCAGGGAATACTTCGACGTCATTTTTCATGTCATGCGTTCGCCGGCCCGGCATTTTGAGCAGGTCGCGTTGGAGTCCGGGTCGCGTCGTGCCCTGTTCTTTCTCATGATTTCAGGGATTTTTTATTGTTCTGTAAGCATGACGTATTTTTTCGAAAATTCATTGTTTATGGGTGTCGTCATGATGGTTAACGCGGTGCTGATGCCTGCGCTCGGAGCGGCTTTCAGTTTTATTCTTCTTGGCATGACAGGTCAGGGGAAAGTCCCCTATGGCAAAGTTTTTAACGTGTACGCCTATGCCAGCGGTGCGGTCATGGTCATTTCCTGGATTCCGGGGCTCGCCATTGTGATGGAGCCTGTTCGGGCCGTACTCGTGGGTGTTGGACTGTTCAAGGTGGCACAAGTCAGCAAAATCAAGGCTGCTCTCATCGTTATTTCGACGGCATTCTTGCTGTTGGTGTTTTTCTGGGCCGCAGCCCCTTTGGTTCTCGAATTGCGGACAGTGTTTCTGTGA
- a CDS encoding DASS family sodium-coupled anion symporter codes for MAQEKKKATGYDKFVNWKLLIIPVIIFAVIILLPTPDGMKNVGMQYSVGPKVVTQFIAQELFGKTSADCEQWQVLTARMMEQNMRMGALSKDRFVKRDVKWAKKYKIPVDSTNFQRSMKYIVDSVPSEAYLAVMQSAFKMRTKGLKYDNLSDRDKANADKGAWKIKVAIALVVFVVFCFMTECMPLPGVAFCIGLILVFSGVVSRSQVAGLYWSDACWFIMGSLMFAAAFVKTGVDKRMCLMMFRKLAVPNVRWITLIFFIVISPLAAFISDHALAAMFLPIGMLLYQNSLTDEIPEDKELAKMLMIAIAMACNIGGPGAPSGGARNVIMMTYLSDMFGMDIGYAQWIGYCMPFVIVMIPCTWLITNMIFKPRITSLAPAMRHLEGEIGKMGKWNKHQIWAMVIFLIMVFGWFTEKAFYNMGIYPIRLGIGVIAVGGAVAYLLAGVVNWRDYQEKVDWGVVWLYAGAIIFGRTLDKTGAAYWLAQSVIDMLAPLGMSEGIPLMLTSNGLTAVLTNLMADGPAAAAVGPITLNLASIVHPGTTFLPFMAMSTAVASSFAYCLIIGTPPNAIVYASGYLEPKDYVRVGIPMWFIANIVIVLLTAIYWTGIGFNNLPSF; via the coding sequence ATGGCTCAAGAAAAGAAAAAGGCGACCGGTTACGATAAGTTCGTTAATTGGAAGCTACTCATAATTCCGGTGATTATTTTTGCTGTCATTATTCTTCTTCCTACTCCCGATGGGATGAAGAACGTTGGAATGCAGTATTCGGTCGGCCCCAAGGTCGTAACTCAGTTCATAGCCCAGGAACTCTTTGGAAAAACCAGTGCAGATTGTGAGCAATGGCAGGTGCTTACCGCTCGCATGATGGAGCAGAATATGCGCATGGGCGCCCTGTCCAAGGATCGGTTTGTCAAGCGCGATGTAAAGTGGGCGAAGAAGTACAAGATTCCTGTTGATTCGACCAACTTTCAGCGGTCCATGAAGTATATTGTGGATTCCGTACCTTCCGAAGCCTATCTGGCTGTCATGCAGAGTGCGTTCAAGATGAGAACGAAGGGACTTAAGTATGACAATCTTTCGGACAGGGACAAGGCGAACGCGGACAAGGGGGCATGGAAGATCAAGGTCGCTATTGCTCTGGTCGTCTTTGTTGTCTTCTGTTTCATGACCGAGTGCATGCCGCTTCCGGGCGTGGCTTTTTGTATCGGATTGATTCTCGTCTTTTCTGGAGTCGTTTCGCGAAGCCAAGTAGCCGGTTTATATTGGTCTGACGCATGTTGGTTTATTATGGGTTCACTCATGTTTGCGGCGGCCTTTGTCAAAACAGGTGTGGACAAGCGCATGTGCTTGATGATGTTTCGTAAACTTGCCGTGCCGAATGTGCGCTGGATTACGTTGATATTCTTTATCGTAATCAGCCCGCTGGCGGCATTCATTTCCGATCATGCACTGGCAGCCATGTTCCTTCCTATTGGTATGTTGCTCTATCAGAACAGCCTGACTGATGAGATTCCAGAGGACAAGGAACTTGCCAAAATGCTGATGATTGCTATTGCCATGGCATGTAATATCGGTGGTCCTGGTGCTCCGTCCGGCGGTGCCCGTAACGTTATCATGATGACATATTTGAGTGATATGTTCGGTATGGATATCGGATATGCCCAGTGGATCGGCTATTGTATGCCGTTCGTCATTGTTATGATTCCATGCACATGGCTCATTACCAACATGATCTTCAAGCCCCGCATCACTTCCCTTGCCCCGGCCATGCGCCATTTGGAAGGGGAAATTGGCAAGATGGGCAAGTGGAACAAGCATCAGATTTGGGCCATGGTCATTTTCCTTATTATGGTTTTCGGATGGTTCACCGAGAAGGCTTTCTACAACATGGGTATTTATCCCATTCGCCTTGGCATCGGTGTCATCGCGGTTGGCGGTGCCGTAGCCTATCTGTTGGCAGGCGTTGTCAACTGGCGTGATTATCAGGAAAAGGTCGACTGGGGTGTTGTCTGGTTGTACGCGGGCGCGATCATCTTTGGTCGTACCCTTGATAAGACCGGCGCTGCCTACTGGTTAGCCCAGTCCGTCATCGATATGCTGGCCCCGCTGGGTATGAGCGAAGGCATCCCGCTGATGCTCACTTCCAACGGACTGACAGCGGTCCTGACTAACCTGATGGCCGATGGTCCGGCAGCAGCCGCAGTCGGTCCCATCACCCTTAATCTGGCGAGTATCGTCCATCCCGGCACCACGTTCTTGCCGTTCATGGCAATGTCCACCGCTGTGGCGTCATCCTTCGCTTACTGCCTGATTATTGGAACTCCGCCGAACGCCATTGTTTATGCGTCCGGTTATCTGGAACCCAAGGATTATGTGCGGGTCGGTATTCCCATGTGGTTCATTGCGAATATCGTGATTGTGCTTCTGACAGCGATCTATTGGACCGGTATCGGATTTAACAATCTCCCATCGTTCTGA
- a CDS encoding response regulator — protein MVKIKVLMVDDEERFRTTTAKILARKGFETILAESGEEALEKMTQSPDVVILDVKMSGLDGHATLKIIKERQPDTPVIMLTGHGDVPGARKAYETGAFDYLAKPCDVDLLSAKIQDAHEYATKVAYIEKMAGDIMIPLERYTRIDINSTVRDAIAALETAMREFMATDRLMDTGHRSVVVTGPNNSVVGLLSPLDLIDAVRPEYLSAPKPSMADTLQYSAMFWQGLFTSRVKEIVDKPVRIFMSDSLPVIDAEANLMEVADTMVTLPARRMLVQAHGKDVGIVREQELFYEVAKIISSS, from the coding sequence ATGGTTAAGATCAAGGTCCTCATGGTTGATGATGAGGAACGCTTCCGTACCACGACGGCTAAGATATTGGCCCGCAAAGGGTTTGAAACAATACTTGCAGAAAGTGGTGAAGAGGCTTTGGAAAAAATGACCCAGAGTCCCGACGTGGTCATTCTGGACGTAAAAATGAGCGGATTGGACGGACATGCCACTCTGAAGATCATCAAGGAGCGGCAGCCGGATACCCCCGTTATCATGTTGACCGGACACGGTGATGTTCCGGGAGCACGGAAAGCCTATGAAACCGGTGCGTTCGATTACCTTGCAAAACCCTGTGACGTGGACTTGTTGAGTGCCAAGATCCAAGACGCTCACGAGTACGCAACCAAGGTTGCTTATATCGAAAAAATGGCAGGGGACATCATGATTCCCCTTGAAAGATATACGCGAATCGACATTAACAGCACTGTCCGTGACGCTATCGCCGCTCTTGAAACCGCTATGCGCGAATTCATGGCCACAGATAGACTTATGGACACTGGGCATCGTTCGGTCGTGGTGACCGGTCCTAATAATAGTGTTGTTGGTCTTCTCAGCCCGCTGGATCTTATTGATGCAGTCAGGCCCGAATATCTCTCAGCCCCGAAACCGTCGATGGCCGATACTCTTCAATATTCCGCCATGTTTTGGCAGGGACTTTTCACTTCCAGAGTCAAGGAAATTGTGGACAAGCCTGTTCGGATTTTCATGTCCGATTCTCTCCCCGTCATCGATGCAGAGGCCAACCTTATGGAAGTTGCCGATACCATGGTGACTCTCCCCGCGCGACGCATGTTGGTTCAGGCTCATGGCAAGGATGTCGGTATCGTTCGAGAGCAGGAGCTGTTCTACGAGGTCGCGAAGATAATTTCATCCAGCTGA
- a CDS encoding response regulator — protein sequence MEQLKILLVDDEERLLSTTKKLFEKMGIYALTASSGKDALTLLEDQAVDVVFLDIKMPGMDGMETLQRIKKNYPLMEVIILTGHATMETAVECLKLGALDYLIKPVSMKDFLGKAEEAFEKVTLQKQKIHSARMVEATSGQGGLR from the coding sequence ATGGAACAATTAAAAATTTTGCTTGTAGACGATGAAGAACGTCTATTGAGCACGACAAAAAAACTTTTCGAGAAAATGGGCATCTATGCCCTGACAGCCTCGTCCGGCAAGGATGCTCTGACTCTCTTGGAAGATCAAGCTGTTGATGTCGTCTTTCTCGACATCAAGATGCCCGGCATGGACGGCATGGAAACACTACAGCGCATTAAGAAGAACTACCCACTCATGGAAGTCATCATTCTGACTGGACATGCCACGATGGAAACCGCCGTGGAATGTCTCAAGCTCGGTGCGCTGGATTATCTCATCAAGCCTGTGAGTATGAAGGATTTTCTTGGAAAGGCAGAGGAGGCTTTTGAGAAGGTAACGCTTCAGAAACAGAAAATTCATTCCGCCCGCATGGTTGAAGCGACCAGTGGGCAGGGTGGCCTGCGTTAG
- a CDS encoding sensor histidine kinase, protein MNKNEMFTGVHRLLFISMIIVPAVPLFLAAIIGFYSYVDTTKDFATSAIEQVAIDHRNMIAGFLDERRADLETILALTPVDALSGVAGQTEISRILHASGDVFQDMGVIDPSGEQTAYSGPYALVGKIYTDTAWYRETIKRGYYVSDVFLGYRNVPHFVVAIARRIQGQVWVLRATIDSNQFGRLVEQVSIGDSGEAYILNRDGIFQTDRRSHGELLERDAFSYPTQGESVMAFTGKDHNVDFLFASASMNDGKWRLIVRQKKEEAFQSTMAAGYTVLLILVCGGAVIIFLAVVVSRRVLDALQRQAEEVDILENQLLQAARLAELGEMAAGFAHEINNPLQVMKTDTALLEITLNDLVEKGTDADLCAEAQEVVDQFSIQIARCAAITREILRFGRHDAPELQPVILTTYIPKVGAMVQAKAEVHGIHLQFEVDEKSPTIAADPGQLQQVMINLLNNAIYAVVDRHGTEGGEISVTVKNIQGSAVIRVADNGTGMSQDVLNKIFLPFYTTKPPGQGTGMGLPVCHTIIDSLGGELNVESIRGEGTTFSITLPGLPHGR, encoded by the coding sequence ATGAATAAGAATGAAATGTTTACCGGAGTTCACAGGCTGCTTTTTATTTCCATGATAATTGTTCCGGCTGTTCCTTTGTTCTTGGCCGCCATCATCGGATTTTATTCATATGTCGATACCACAAAAGATTTTGCGACCAGTGCCATTGAACAAGTTGCAATCGATCATAGAAATATGATTGCGGGGTTTCTGGATGAACGACGGGCAGACCTTGAAACGATTCTGGCACTAACCCCTGTAGACGCTTTGTCCGGTGTTGCCGGACAGACTGAAATCAGTCGAATCTTGCATGCCTCGGGTGATGTGTTTCAGGATATGGGTGTTATTGACCCCAGTGGTGAGCAAACGGCTTACAGTGGGCCGTATGCGTTGGTCGGTAAAATATACACGGACACGGCATGGTATCGAGAAACAATCAAACGAGGATACTACGTCAGCGATGTGTTTCTCGGATATCGGAATGTTCCACATTTTGTCGTTGCGATTGCGCGTCGTATTCAAGGACAAGTATGGGTATTACGGGCCACCATTGATTCCAATCAGTTTGGCAGACTTGTTGAACAGGTGAGTATCGGAGATTCCGGTGAAGCATATATTTTGAACAGGGATGGAATCTTCCAGACAGACCGCCGATCTCACGGTGAATTATTGGAACGTGATGCCTTTAGTTATCCAACACAAGGCGAATCGGTCATGGCATTCACAGGTAAAGATCATAATGTGGATTTTTTATTCGCTTCTGCCTCCATGAATGATGGGAAGTGGCGTCTGATTGTTCGTCAAAAGAAGGAAGAAGCATTTCAATCCACCATGGCGGCGGGGTATACGGTTCTGTTGATACTTGTATGCGGCGGGGCCGTTATCATTTTTTTGGCTGTGGTCGTCAGTCGTCGGGTTTTGGATGCATTGCAACGGCAGGCAGAAGAGGTCGATATCCTGGAAAATCAACTGCTTCAAGCAGCCCGTTTGGCAGAACTGGGAGAAATGGCTGCAGGGTTCGCCCATGAAATCAACAATCCATTGCAGGTCATGAAGACGGATACCGCCTTGTTGGAAATTACCTTGAACGATTTAGTGGAGAAGGGGACTGATGCAGATTTGTGTGCAGAAGCACAGGAGGTTGTCGATCAGTTCTCTATTCAGATTGCGCGTTGCGCAGCAATTACCCGCGAGATTCTCCGTTTCGGCAGGCACGATGCCCCAGAATTGCAACCTGTCATTTTGACGACATATATTCCCAAAGTGGGGGCAATGGTGCAGGCCAAGGCCGAGGTCCATGGCATTCATCTGCAATTTGAAGTGGATGAAAAATCTCCGACCATTGCTGCCGACCCCGGACAGCTACAGCAAGTCATGATCAATTTGCTGAACAACGCCATTTATGCAGTTGTGGACAGGCATGGGACGGAAGGCGGTGAAATCTCTGTCACTGTGAAGAATATTCAAGGAAGTGCGGTCATTCGAGTCGCTGACAACGGGACCGGCATGTCACAGGACGTTTTGAATAAGATCTTTCTGCCGTTTTATACCACAAAGCCTCCCGGGCAAGGTACTGGTATGGGGCTTCCTGTTTGTCATACCATTATCGATTCACTTGGTGGTGAATTGAACGTTGAAAGCATTCGGGGCGAAGGAACCACATTTAGTATTACACTGCCTGGCTTACCCCATGGGCGATAG